In the genome of Clostridia bacterium, one region contains:
- the rimO gene encoding 30S ribosomal protein S12 methylthiotransferase RimO: protein MKKKIGVVSLGCPKNLVDSEIMLGLLKENDFEFTNSEDEADIIIVNTCGFIESAKQESINTILSMADYKKGKCELLIVTGCLAERYKDKIINEIPEVDAVVGTGSYGEIVGVIENAYKGQKSVLYGKLEEIEYLKNDRIVTTKKGYAYLKVAEGCDNCCTYCIIPSLRGRYRSRTIEDIVREAVVLAEKGARELVLVAQDTTRYGIDLYKEKKLVELIRQLSLIEGVQWIRLLYCYPEEIDDALIDEIASNKKVCKYIDIPIQHASDNVLKAMGRRGSARDIKELLRKLRERVPEIAIRTSLIVGFPGEEEKDYRELYSFVKKYKFDRLGVFTYSKEEDTPAAKLKAQVNKKTKVKRHNILMELQKEITTAKNKKRLRKGYEVLVEGVAEDGIFYMGRTYAEAPEIDGLIYFTSKEPLNQGDFVKVKILNTDEYDLIGDVIDEPAE from the coding sequence TTGAAGAAAAAAATTGGTGTTGTTTCACTGGGATGTCCCAAAAACCTGGTTGATAGTGAAATAATGCTTGGGCTGTTAAAGGAAAATGATTTTGAATTTACTAACAGTGAAGACGAAGCAGATATTATCATTGTTAATACATGTGGCTTTATAGAGTCTGCTAAACAGGAATCTATAAATACGATTCTTAGTATGGCGGATTACAAGAAAGGGAAATGCGAACTGTTAATAGTAACAGGCTGTCTTGCAGAACGGTATAAAGACAAAATCATTAATGAGATACCCGAAGTAGATGCTGTAGTTGGTACCGGAAGTTATGGTGAAATTGTCGGAGTTATAGAAAATGCATATAAAGGACAAAAATCGGTCCTATATGGTAAACTCGAAGAGATAGAATATTTAAAAAACGACAGAATTGTAACGACAAAAAAGGGATATGCCTACCTGAAAGTCGCAGAAGGCTGTGACAATTGCTGTACTTACTGCATAATACCTTCCCTGAGAGGAAGATATAGGAGCAGAACTATTGAAGATATAGTAAGGGAAGCTGTTGTTCTTGCAGAAAAAGGTGCAAGAGAGTTGGTCTTAGTGGCTCAGGATACTACCAGATATGGAATTGATTTATATAAGGAAAAAAAGCTTGTTGAATTGATACGGCAGCTAAGTCTGATAGAAGGCGTACAATGGATCAGATTATTATACTGTTACCCTGAGGAAATAGACGATGCTTTGATAGATGAAATAGCAAGCAATAAGAAAGTATGCAAGTATATAGATATACCTATCCAACATGCTTCGGACAATGTCCTGAAAGCTATGGGAAGGCGTGGTTCTGCAAGGGATATAAAGGAGTTACTCAGAAAGTTAAGAGAAAGAGTACCCGAGATTGCTATAAGAACATCTTTGATAGTAGGCTTTCCCGGAGAAGAAGAAAAAGATTATAGAGAGCTTTATTCTTTTGTTAAAAAGTATAAATTCGACAGGCTTGGAGTTTTTACTTATTCAAAGGAAGAGGATACACCAGCAGCAAAACTAAAAGCACAGGTAAATAAGAAGACAAAGGTTAAAAGGCATAATATCCTTATGGAACTTCAAAAGGAAATAACAACAGCAAAAAATAAGAAGAGACTAAGAAAAGGCTATGAAGTTTTAGTAGAGGGAGTTGCTGAAGACGGTATTTTTTATATGGGAAGAACTTATGCCGAAGCGCCTGAAATAGACGGACTTATATACTTTACCAGTAAAGAACCCTTAAATCAGGGGGATTTTGTAAAGGTTAAGATACTTAATACAGACGAATATGACTTGATAGGAGATGTTATAGATGAACCTGCCGAATAA
- a CDS encoding AAA family ATPase, whose protein sequence is MSEIRKVIVENFQSHEYTELDFDKGLNVIVGPSDQGKSALIRAIKWVLYNEPRGFEFIRHGTAVARVTLEMDAGFKIIRERSKSKNRYIVINPDGEEAIYEGFGNEIPKEVINAHGIPKVILDADISSSLNIGDQLEGPFLLSETGSVRAKAIGRLTGIHIIDNAVRDSMTDLRRENQNLDRVNNEIESINLKLEDYKGLENIKERLSTAENIIGKLDLKTNRLKILDRDVEILKSTNNEVERINTVLVKLRNLKESEEKLKNCSSLVLRLQKANKFYNELKTLEEQMEKVRFTIKQTDNYEECQNIIKSAEGIKVKYDNIKRHNHSLRQLYNEEKTAARIIKDTEEVENLRYKLSSGEKMIENYKKFVNASDKLKNYKAEILRIERHAIGTEKFNEYTDITDKLGNNMEKLRKLNEINERNNVINNFISEGLKYIQNNTQQISKYAKEYAQLLRKAGKCPMCGNEIGEMKVNEIIKHYEEAH, encoded by the coding sequence ATGTCAGAAATAAGAAAAGTTATAGTAGAAAATTTTCAGTCACATGAATATACAGAGCTGGATTTCGATAAGGGACTTAATGTTATTGTAGGACCGTCGGATCAAGGTAAATCTGCTTTAATACGTGCCATTAAATGGGTTTTATATAATGAGCCTAGGGGATTTGAATTTATCCGTCATGGAACTGCGGTAGCCCGTGTTACGCTTGAAATGGACGCGGGATTTAAAATAATAAGGGAACGTTCAAAAAGTAAAAACAGGTATATAGTGATAAACCCTGATGGCGAGGAAGCGATTTACGAAGGTTTTGGGAATGAGATACCAAAGGAAGTGATAAATGCCCATGGTATTCCCAAGGTGATACTGGATGCCGACATCAGTTCAAGTTTAAATATAGGGGATCAGCTTGAAGGTCCGTTTCTGCTTTCGGAAACAGGTTCGGTAAGAGCCAAGGCCATAGGAAGACTGACAGGAATTCATATAATTGATAATGCTGTCAGAGATAGTATGACAGATTTAAGAAGGGAAAATCAAAACTTAGATAGAGTAAATAATGAAATTGAATCTATAAATTTAAAACTCGAAGATTATAAAGGATTAGAAAATATTAAGGAAAGGCTTTCCACGGCAGAGAATATTATTGGGAAACTGGATTTGAAAACAAACAGGCTCAAAATACTTGATAGAGATGTAGAGATACTGAAATCCACCAATAATGAGGTTGAAAGGATAAATACTGTATTAGTAAAACTGAGAAATCTTAAAGAGAGTGAGGAAAAACTAAAAAATTGCAGCTCACTTGTTTTGAGACTACAGAAGGCAAACAAGTTTTATAATGAATTAAAAACACTTGAAGAGCAAATGGAAAAGGTCCGTTTCACAATAAAACAAACAGATAACTATGAAGAGTGCCAGAACATAATAAAAAGTGCAGAAGGTATAAAAGTTAAGTATGACAATATTAAAAGGCATAATCATTCATTAAGGCAATTATATAATGAAGAAAAGACAGCAGCCAGAATAATAAAGGATACTGAAGAAGTTGAAAATCTCCGGTATAAACTGAGCAGTGGTGAAAAAATGATTGAAAATTATAAAAAATTTGTGAATGCAAGTGACAAACTCAAGAATTATAAAGCTGAGATATTAAGAATAGAAAGACATGCTATCGGAACGGAAAAATTCAATGAATATACAGACATTACGGATAAGCTGGGTAATAATATGGAAAAGCTTAGAAAACTAAATGAAATAAATGAACGTAATAATGTGATAAACAACTTTATATCTGAGGGTTTGAAGTATATACAAAATAATACGCAGCAAATAAGCAAATATGCAAAAGAATATGCTCAGCTTCTAAGGAAAGCAGGAAAATGTCCGATGTGCGGAAACGAAATAGGTGAAATGAAAGTAAATGAAATAATCAAGCATTATGAGGAGGCTCACTGA
- a CDS encoding metallophosphoesterase yields MKFLFFTDTHIRGTTPKNRKDNFYETLTNKFREIRDLSCEYKVDYILHGGDWFDRPDVSPSIVREFAILIKEFNKPVFTVAGNHDIYGHNPDTVGRSMLGIIEGIGIISLLKTGEDVILEKNNVKIQLSGSPYYYDVDGENFRKYYITKKKPGVKYSINMVHGMLLQKPFYEGIHYTLIDDIRDTEADITLAGHYHNGFGVIRFGEKYFINTGSIVRVANSMGELKRRPKVAVIEMEEEIKITEIELASALPGEEVLDRTQLESSQDRILKLHQFYQGISSNSQFKRIDINRILEEISANSEISTRVKEESLRRIAIARENFSNDQDE; encoded by the coding sequence ATGAAATTTTTGTTTTTTACGGATACACACATTAGGGGGACAACTCCTAAAAACAGGAAGGACAATTTTTATGAAACCCTTACTAATAAATTCAGGGAGATCAGGGATCTATCCTGTGAATATAAGGTAGATTATATACTTCATGGTGGAGATTGGTTTGACCGCCCTGACGTATCTCCATCCATAGTAAGAGAGTTTGCAATACTTATTAAGGAATTTAACAAACCTGTTTTTACCGTTGCGGGAAACCATGATATTTACGGGCACAATCCTGATACTGTAGGCCGTTCAATGCTTGGTATAATTGAAGGAATAGGCATTATAAGCTTGCTGAAAACAGGAGAAGATGTAATCCTTGAAAAAAACAATGTCAAAATACAGCTTTCAGGCTCACCTTATTATTATGATGTAGATGGAGAGAATTTCAGGAAATACTACATAACAAAAAAGAAACCGGGTGTAAAATATTCTATAAATATGGTTCATGGGATGCTGCTTCAGAAACCCTTTTACGAAGGTATACATTATACTCTGATAGACGACATCAGGGATACAGAAGCGGATATAACGCTTGCCGGGCACTATCACAATGGTTTTGGCGTTATTAGATTTGGTGAGAAGTACTTTATAAACACCGGCAGCATAGTAAGAGTGGCAAATAGTATGGGGGAACTGAAAAGAAGGCCAAAAGTTGCAGTGATTGAGATGGAAGAGGAAATAAAGATTACTGAAATAGAGCTTGCTTCAGCTTTACCGGGAGAGGAAGTATTGGACAGAACGCAGCTGGAAAGCTCTCAGGATAGGATATTGAAGCTTCATCAGTTTTATCAGGGAATTTCATCAAATTCTCAATTTAAGAGGATAGACATTAATAGAATTCTGGAAGAGATATCTGCAAATAGCGAAATTAGTACCCGGGTAAAAGAAGAGAGCCTGAGAAGGATTGCCATAGCCAGGGAGAATTTCTCGAATGACCAAGACGAATAG
- a CDS encoding electron transfer flavoprotein subunit alpha, whose amino-acid sequence MKSIQILREKCTGCRLCIKACPFGAIRIDEKKAEVLDNCSFCGACASYCKFGAIEFIVNENLHIDDISSYKGVWVFGEQNNGTSANVVLELLGVGRKLADQLEVSLSAVILGENIEENAKKLIPHGADKLYIVDSPLLRDFNDESYTDIFIQLINKYKPEILLMGATTYGRSLAPRIASRLNTGLTADCTELEIDRCKRILLQTRPAFGGNLMATIVCPNHRPQMSTVRPKVMKAPAPDYTRTGEIIIPEVSINENTKTKVKDIVSILCESANIAEADIVVAGGRGLGSPDNFKLLEELASLLGGAVGASRAAVDAGWIGYSHQVGQTGQTVRPKIYFACGISGAIQHIAGMSSSDTIIAINNNPDAPIFKIAALGIVGDVCEVIPELINEFKKKRKQA is encoded by the coding sequence ATGAAAAGTATTCAGATTTTAAGAGAAAAGTGTACCGGCTGTAGGCTATGTATAAAAGCTTGTCCCTTTGGTGCCATCAGGATAGATGAAAAAAAGGCTGAAGTCCTGGATAACTGTTCATTTTGCGGTGCCTGTGCCTCATATTGTAAGTTTGGTGCAATTGAATTTATAGTAAATGAAAATTTACATATTGATGATATTTCGTCATATAAAGGTGTATGGGTTTTTGGAGAGCAAAATAACGGTACTTCCGCAAACGTAGTCTTGGAGTTGCTGGGCGTAGGAAGAAAGCTTGCAGATCAGCTTGAGGTTTCTCTTTCAGCTGTAATTTTGGGAGAAAATATTGAAGAAAATGCGAAAAAGTTGATCCCGCATGGTGCCGATAAATTATATATAGTTGATTCTCCATTACTTAGAGATTTTAACGATGAATCCTATACTGACATTTTTATACAACTTATTAATAAATATAAACCCGAAATTTTACTTATGGGAGCTACAACTTATGGACGCTCACTGGCTCCCCGTATTGCTTCCAGATTGAATACAGGATTGACTGCTGACTGTACTGAGCTGGAAATTGATAGGTGTAAGAGAATCCTTTTACAGACAAGACCAGCTTTTGGCGGTAATCTTATGGCTACAATAGTTTGCCCCAATCACAGGCCTCAGATGTCAACAGTAAGACCGAAAGTAATGAAAGCTCCCGCCCCTGACTATACCAGAACGGGAGAAATAATAATACCTGAAGTGTCAATTAACGAAAATACAAAAACAAAGGTAAAAGATATCGTATCTATCCTGTGTGAATCCGCCAACATTGCTGAAGCCGATATAGTTGTTGCCGGTGGAAGAGGCCTAGGCAGTCCGGATAACTTCAAACTTCTTGAAGAACTTGCATCCCTACTTGGAGGTGCTGTGGGGGCATCACGTGCTGCTGTTGATGCTGGTTGGATCGGATACAGTCATCAGGTTGGCCAAACAGGACAAACCGTACGCCCGAAGATATATTTTGCATGTGGAATTTCAGGGGCTATACAGCATATTGCCGGGATGTCTTCATCAGATACCATAATAGCAATTAATAATAATCCGGATGCTCCGATTTTTAAGATTGCTGCACTTGGCATAGTAGGTGATGTTTGTGAAGTAATCCCTGAATTAATTAATGAATTTAAGAAAAAACGTAAACAAGCATGA
- a CDS encoding electron transfer flavoprotein subunit beta/FixA family protein encodes MNIIVCVKQVPATNEVKINKETNTIIREGVESVINPFDVYALEESLRIKDRVDGKVTVISMGIPSAAALLKETISFGADEAVLLSDRSFAGADSLATSYTLSMGIKKLGNYDLIICGKQATDGDTAQVGPGLAEKLGIPHTTYVKKIEEIKEGCIRCQRITEDGYEMIEMTLPALITVVKDINEPRLPSVKNLIRARNYMVPVWTAEDIAADTNLCGLRGSPTQVVKTFVPVHDINNEMLQGNAKEQAEKLVKKLFEIENAAFE; translated from the coding sequence GTGAACATTATAGTGTGTGTCAAGCAGGTCCCTGCGACAAACGAGGTAAAAATAAATAAAGAAACCAATACTATTATCCGTGAGGGCGTCGAATCTGTAATAAATCCTTTTGATGTGTATGCCCTGGAGGAAAGTTTAAGAATAAAAGACCGTGTTGATGGTAAAGTAACTGTAATTAGCATGGGAATTCCTTCTGCTGCCGCGCTTCTGAAAGAGACAATAAGCTTTGGTGCAGATGAGGCTGTCCTTTTAAGTGACAGGTCTTTTGCCGGCGCTGATTCACTGGCTACTTCCTACACATTGTCAATGGGCATAAAAAAGCTGGGAAACTATGACCTTATCATCTGCGGCAAACAGGCTACCGATGGAGATACCGCACAGGTTGGCCCCGGGCTTGCCGAAAAACTGGGTATACCTCATACCACATATGTAAAAAAAATTGAAGAGATAAAAGAAGGCTGCATACGCTGCCAGAGAATTACCGAAGACGGCTATGAAATGATAGAAATGACACTGCCGGCACTCATAACAGTTGTAAAGGATATTAATGAACCACGACTTCCTTCTGTTAAAAACCTGATCAGAGCGAGGAATTATATGGTTCCTGTCTGGACTGCGGAGGATATAGCAGCAGATACGAATCTATGCGGTTTGAGAGGGTCGCCCACACAAGTTGTAAAGACCTTTGTTCCTGTTCATGATATTAATAACGAAATGCTTCAGGGTAATGCAAAAGAGCAGGCCGAAAAGCTTGTTAAAAAGTTGTTTGAAATAGAAAACGCAGCATTTGAGTGA
- a CDS encoding ketoacyl-ACP synthase III, translated as MNNDVVSVGILGVGSCLPEKVLTNSDLEKMVDTSDEWITKRTGISERRVLDKDAPAYELGIEACKRAIEDADLTPEDIDLIICTTETPDYLTPSSACIIQGRVGATKAAAFDLNAACSGLVYGITVAKQFILTGYYKHIVVVGCEGLTKVVDWEDRNTCVLFGDGAGAVVIGEVEKGYGILSTYIGADGAIGHNITLPCCHIDEKDKAIRLHENKRVLWMEGSEVFKFAVKAMSQATEKVLDDAGLTTKDVEYIFPHQANTRIIDGAIKRLGLTSEKVHPIIHKYGNISSASIPVALDEAVKCGKVKKGDNLVLVGFGGGLTWASAVVKWAK; from the coding sequence TTGAACAATGATGTAGTATCAGTCGGAATACTAGGGGTAGGAAGCTGCCTGCCGGAAAAAGTACTAACTAATTCAGATCTTGAAAAGATGGTTGATACATCTGACGAATGGATTACAAAAAGGACAGGAATCTCTGAAAGAAGAGTTTTAGATAAAGATGCTCCTGCATATGAACTTGGGATTGAAGCTTGTAAGAGGGCTATTGAAGATGCAGACTTGACACCTGAAGATATTGACTTGATTATATGTACGACGGAAACTCCGGACTACCTGACTCCCTCATCAGCTTGCATAATACAAGGAAGAGTCGGTGCTACAAAAGCTGCAGCATTTGATTTAAATGCTGCATGTTCAGGACTTGTATATGGTATTACAGTGGCAAAACAGTTTATATTAACGGGCTACTATAAGCATATAGTAGTTGTAGGGTGTGAAGGCCTGACCAAGGTAGTTGACTGGGAAGATAGAAACACATGTGTACTTTTTGGTGATGGTGCTGGTGCAGTGGTAATTGGTGAGGTTGAAAAAGGTTATGGTATTCTTTCAACCTATATTGGGGCTGATGGTGCCATAGGACATAACATAACATTACCTTGCTGTCATATAGATGAAAAGGATAAGGCAATAAGACTTCATGAAAATAAGCGTGTATTATGGATGGAAGGTAGTGAAGTTTTCAAGTTTGCAGTAAAAGCAATGTCTCAGGCGACTGAAAAGGTGCTTGATGATGCAGGGCTTACAACAAAAGATGTTGAGTACATTTTTCCTCACCAGGCAAACACCAGAATAATAGATGGCGCAATAAAAAGACTCGGGCTCACAAGTGAAAAAGTTCATCCTATAATCCATAAATATGGAAATATTTCGTCAGCCTCAATTCCGGTTGCACTGGACGAAGCAGTTAAATGCGGCAAGGTAAAAAAAGGTGACAACTTGGTACTCGTAGGCTTTGGTGGAGGTCTTACATGGGCTTCTGCAGTAGTAAAATGGGCAAAATAA
- the pgsA gene encoding CDP-diacylglycerol--glycerol-3-phosphate 3-phosphatidyltransferase, producing MNLPNKITFSRILLVPIFMVFIVPFPDWVLHSDFLAFIRPQMLRINDFIIHYGNYFAAVIFIIASSTDGVDGYIARKRKQVTKLGIFLDPIADKLLITAALIALVERNAIPGGDVNGVTGWAAMIIISREWIVTGLRLIAAGEGIVIAASNWGKIKTISQIIALSAVLLNNFPITFLLPDFHFDRWAMLVASIITIYSGYDYIKKNLKLIGIDKR from the coding sequence ATGAACCTGCCGAATAAGATTACTTTTTCGAGAATATTGCTGGTACCTATATTTATGGTGTTTATTGTACCTTTTCCCGACTGGGTACTGCATAGCGACTTCCTTGCTTTTATAAGGCCGCAGATGCTGCGAATAAATGACTTTATAATACATTACGGGAATTATTTTGCTGCAGTAATATTTATAATTGCATCCAGTACTGATGGTGTTGACGGTTATATTGCAAGAAAAAGGAAACAGGTAACTAAATTGGGGATATTCCTTGATCCCATAGCCGACAAACTTCTTATTACTGCTGCTTTAATAGCACTGGTTGAGAGAAATGCAATACCCGGCGGTGATGTTAACGGTGTTACCGGTTGGGCAGCAATGATAATAATCAGCAGGGAATGGATTGTAACGGGATTGAGACTTATTGCAGCCGGTGAGGGAATAGTAATCGCGGCAAGTAACTGGGGGAAGATAAAAACAATATCACAAATTATTGCATTATCGGCTGTATTGCTTAATAATTTCCCTATTACGTTTTTGCTTCCGGATTTCCATTTCGACAGGTGGGCAATGCTTGTAGCATCAATTATTACTATTTATTCCGGATACGACTATATTAAGAAGAATCTTAAGCTGATAGGTATTGATAAAAGATAA
- the plsX gene encoding phosphate acyltransferase PlsX has translation MIILVDAMGGDNAPDAIVNGCIDAVLEKDGFDILLIGDSERINKVLKERDFSNPRLTVRHTTEVITGDDTPTKAIKNKKDSSMVVGFNLLKEKKGDVFLSAGNSGALMTGALFILGRIKGIDRPALPALIPAKGGDSLIIDAGLNTVCKPVNYLQFGVMGSIYMKELFNIEKPRVGLMNVGTEVGKGSDDIKQAYTLLSESNLNFIGNIEGKDINRRNADVAVCDGFVGNVALKANEGMGEYFLENLVGIFKTNFITKLAYLAIKKPFKEFYKRIDPDVNGGAPVLGVNGLVIKSHGSSKAKTIKNVIINRAYVLAKSSVLEQITEQFKNMEVEDIEQ, from the coding sequence TTGATTATATTAGTTGATGCAATGGGTGGAGATAATGCACCGGACGCTATAGTAAACGGATGTATAGATGCCGTTCTTGAAAAGGATGGATTCGATATATTACTTATTGGAGACAGTGAAAGAATAAACAAAGTGCTAAAAGAAAGGGATTTCAGCAATCCGAGGTTAACCGTCAGACATACAACTGAGGTAATAACAGGTGACGATACTCCTACAAAAGCTATAAAAAACAAAAAGGATTCTTCTATGGTAGTAGGTTTTAATCTGCTGAAAGAAAAGAAAGGTGATGTTTTCCTTTCAGCAGGAAACAGCGGAGCATTGATGACAGGAGCGTTATTTATACTTGGACGAATAAAGGGGATTGATAGACCGGCACTTCCTGCATTGATACCAGCAAAAGGCGGAGATTCTCTGATTATAGATGCAGGACTAAACACTGTTTGTAAACCTGTAAACTATTTGCAATTCGGGGTGATGGGTTCAATTTATATGAAGGAGCTTTTCAACATTGAAAAGCCCAGAGTTGGACTTATGAATGTCGGTACTGAAGTAGGAAAGGGAAGTGACGATATAAAACAGGCATATACATTACTTTCTGAATCAAATCTTAACTTTATAGGAAATATAGAAGGTAAGGATATAAACAGAAGGAATGCCGATGTGGCGGTGTGTGATGGTTTTGTAGGCAATGTTGCCCTGAAAGCAAATGAAGGAATGGGTGAATATTTTCTGGAAAACCTGGTAGGCATATTTAAAACAAATTTTATTACTAAACTTGCATATCTGGCAATAAAAAAGCCTTTTAAAGAATTCTATAAAAGAATTGATCCTGATGTAAATGGTGGTGCCCCGGTTTTGGGTGTGAATGGACTTGTAATAAAGAGCCATGGTTCTTCAAAAGCTAAAACCATAAAAAACGTAATAATAAACAGAGCTTACGTTTTAGCTAAATCATCAGTTCTTGAGCAAATTACTGAACAATTTAAAAACATGGAGGTCGAGGATATTGAACAATGA
- the fapR gene encoding transcription factor FapR — translation MSRSSSMKKERQSILKEKVKEDPFLTDEELSEIFSVSVPTIRLDRLELGIPELRERIKNVAETNYSKVKSLQSKEIFGELIDISLNKSGISMLEADNSMVFEKTKIVRGHFIYSLAESLAIAVIDAHVALVGVANIKYKTPVYSGSKLIARAEVRRIRENNFIVWVKIFEKQSEVFRGKFILVSLE, via the coding sequence ATGAGCAGGTCTTCGTCTATGAAAAAGGAAAGACAAAGTATCCTTAAGGAAAAAGTAAAAGAAGATCCTTTCCTTACGGATGAAGAATTGTCGGAGATTTTTTCCGTCAGTGTCCCGACAATAAGGTTGGATAGGCTGGAGCTCGGTATCCCTGAGCTTAGGGAGAGAATTAAAAACGTTGCAGAGACAAACTATAGTAAAGTAAAATCGCTACAAAGTAAAGAAATTTTTGGTGAGCTTATTGATATATCATTGAATAAAAGTGGTATCTCAATGTTGGAAGCCGATAATTCAATGGTGTTTGAAAAAACTAAGATTGTCAGAGGTCACTTTATTTACTCTCTGGCAGAATCTCTTGCGATTGCAGTAATCGATGCACATGTTGCTTTAGTGGGTGTGGCAAATATTAAGTACAAAACACCGGTGTATTCGGGAAGTAAATTGATAGCAAGAGCGGAAGTCAGGAGAATAAGAGAGAATAACTTCATAGTTTGGGTTAAAATATTTGAAAAGCAGTCAGAAGTTTTTAGAGGCAAGTTCATATTAGTAAGCCTTGAGTAA
- the fabD gene encoding ACP S-malonyltransferase — translation MGKLAFIFSGQGAQYVGMGKQVAEEYKSADNIFNQATEALGFDIKEMIWNGNDETLKITENTQPTILTTSIACMQPLLEKGIKPDVVAGLSLGEYSAHVAAGTINFKDAVALVKKRGKFMQEAVPVGVGTMAAILGLENDTVKECCKEAAGEGIVEPANFNCPGQVVVAGEIKAVEKVVELAKEKGAKRSMVLPVSAPFHCSMLKPAGEKLSEELNKIELNDIKIPVVTNVTAEIVTEKADVKELFVKQVSNSVLWEDCVKKMIDSGVDTFVEIGPGKTLTGFIKKINKEVKTLNIDDLDSLNNTLRELGV, via the coding sequence ATGGGAAAATTGGCATTCATATTCTCTGGACAGGGAGCTCAGTATGTTGGAATGGGCAAACAGGTTGCAGAGGAATACAAATCGGCAGATAATATCTTCAATCAGGCAACAGAAGCTTTGGGGTTTGATATTAAAGAAATGATATGGAATGGTAATGATGAAACCTTAAAGATAACAGAAAATACACAGCCAACTATATTGACAACAAGTATTGCTTGTATGCAGCCATTGTTGGAAAAGGGGATCAAACCTGATGTGGTGGCTGGATTGAGCCTTGGCGAGTATAGTGCTCATGTAGCTGCTGGTACAATTAATTTTAAAGATGCTGTTGCTTTGGTAAAAAAGAGAGGAAAATTCATGCAGGAAGCTGTTCCTGTTGGTGTAGGAACTATGGCAGCAATATTAGGCCTTGAAAACGACACTGTTAAGGAATGCTGTAAGGAAGCAGCAGGAGAAGGCATCGTTGAGCCTGCAAATTTCAACTGTCCTGGACAGGTAGTTGTAGCTGGAGAGATAAAGGCTGTAGAAAAGGTTGTAGAACTGGCAAAGGAAAAAGGTGCAAAGCGCTCAATGGTTCTCCCGGTCAGTGCGCCATTCCACTGCAGCATGTTAAAACCAGCAGGGGAAAAATTGTCGGAAGAGCTTAATAAAATTGAACTTAATGATATAAAAATACCTGTAGTAACGAATGTAACCGCTGAAATTGTTACTGAAAAAGCTGACGTAAAGGAATTGTTTGTCAAGCAGGTAAGTAATTCAGTACTGTGGGAAGACTGTGTTAAAAAGATGATAGATAGTGGCGTGGATACTTTTGTAGAAATAGGTCCAGGTAAAACTCTAACCGGTTTTATAAAAAAGATAAATAAAGAGGTCAAAACACTTAATATTGATGACCTGGATTCATTAAACAATACTTTAAGAGAATTGGGAGTGTAG